The Penicillium psychrofluorescens genome assembly, chromosome: 2 nucleotide sequence TTATCCTACTGTGCCTCTACACCATCCCATCCGTCTCCATTGCGGACCGAGACACCGACCGCCGCGTACCGAAGCAATTCTACATACCCAACGACTAATACAGTTGATCAAGCTCTTACAATTTTGGACTCAAATCAAAATACAAAAATTTTATAGACCAAAAAGGTCCAGACATACACTGTACTCTAAATACTTCACCACAATCCTGAATCAAAAGTCAGGGTCGCAATTATGGTGTTTGAGTCTATGACAGGCGCTTCACGCCCGAGACACCAGAGAGACCATCACGGATGTCTGACGGCACATCGTCCTCGTTTGGACCCTCACTGTACCTATTTGCGGATTGGGGCTTTGCGTGGCGCAGCCGATCTCCCTTTAGGACATTGGACTGGTCAATCGCCTCGTTGCCGTCGTCCGCTAACCTGAAGTTAATATTTGTTGCTTTTTATTAGGTTACACCCACTTACCGAGCTGCTCATCGGTGTTAGCATAAGGCGGCTGCATGGGATCCTCATaatcatcctcgtcggcctgAACAGGGACCTGATCCCTCAGATTCGGGTTTGTCTCGCCTAGGTACGTATTGTCCACAATCTCGTCCGGAACGGGAGCAGCGTCGTTCTCGGCCTCATAGTTATCCTCGGCCTCTCTTTCAGCGCGGTTCGACATTTTTGCGGTCAAGATAGAAAACTTTGACCTGGGGGAGTGTTTTGGTAGAAATGAGACTCAGGATTAAAGCGGGTAGCAAGGTGCCAGATTCACAGCCGTGATGCGACGATGACCCAACAAAGCTGATCATCCGGGATGCCAGACCGATATTTATTTACGGCTGCCATGCTTCGAATCGTCGTTGGTACCGCCTGACGCAAGCTTGACATCAACCGGCTGGTAGTTCCGCAGGGCGAATCTCTGATTTCACACGCCGGGGCTATACGGTAGATGCAACAATCAGAGATAATTCGATACAGTTCTCGACTTTCTGGGCTGAGGATTCGCCATACGATATGTCATTGACGGCGATTTCATTTGCCTCTTTTGACGCTGTCATGATGCATAAATTGGGTCGATGGGGCTAAAATCCCGTACTTTTTGTTTTATGAGGTGTACCCTAACTTGATCATCCGTCAAGACCTAACGGGATTTTTGCAACTACGGTCCTTTGTGATTCTGCAAGAAAATAAACAACCGATTTCAGCTCTTGATTTGGTTGTTATCCCCCATCACTGCCATCATGTCTAACTCGCGGGAAAATACCAATGTCGATGCCTCCACCGAGGACCGAGTGAATGCCATGCGTGGCTATAAGGCGTGAGTACTGAGTTGtatcatccttgatcatCGAACTAAGCTACTCTCTAGAGCTTTAAAAAATCCCAGGGTGTCCAACGAGGCCAAGCAGCATGCCTCCGAGGTGCTGAACAATGAGCTCGGCTGGGATAACCCGCGGCAGGAGCTATACGATGTCCGGGCTCGCAACAAAGACCCTAACCGTGTGGCTGGTGGTTTGAAAGGGTAAGTTCTTCCTCGAGCATCTGTTCCGATTATCGGTGTTGACGACAGAAATGCAGTGCTCAGAGCAACGCTCGCAATACTGAGCGAGGCAAGCAAGCCTCCGCGGAGAAGCTTGACAAGCTGAGCCAGCAGGCCCCCGAGGAGTAGAATCAGAATAGACCGTTGTATATTAAGTGGTAGAATATGATTTGATTCTAATTTTTGTACCTAATCCAGGGACGGATCTAGATAGAACACATTATCCGGCCACTTACGCAAGATATCTTGTAGGTGATCGAATGGGGCCACCAGCAATCCCACCGCCGTCTCGAACGGCGGCCTGTCCGGCGCTTCGGGGTGTGCTCGGGATGGTGCAAAGATCTTGGTGCGTTTGAGTGACTTGGCCAGCCGACTGCTTTCTTCTGCGGTGATGGCCCCCTCTAGCTTGACCAGATCCATGGTCTCTTCGTCGTGGATGTGCTTGGAGAGGTCATTCATCAGCATGGTGATCGTGGGAATGAAGCGAGGATCAGAGCATTTCAAATCCTGGAAGACTTTGAGGCGTTCTTTGAGCTACAACCGAATTAGCGTAGTATTTGACCTTCAACCTGATCACACTCTCTGACTGTCTGATGTTCCTGCCGGTCCTGGTCGACTGGCTGATCGCCATTGCGCAGGTATTTCGCCATCGCTGGATAAaccaccagctcctcggccaccgaGTGTCGAGCTAGCTCCCAGGTAAATTGGTTTTGGAAGCGTGTCCgctcatcggcatcctcggTGCTGACGATCGTCTCGTAGTAGGACTCGAGTAGTCGGTGGTCTTTGGCAATGGCATCGGTGATTCGAACCATCTTGATGGGTAGAGTGTAGGTGGTTACTCCGCTGTTCAAGCCTAATCACATGTAGTTAATTAGCCATTTCACGGTATATGGAGCTTGAAGCCATCATGACGTTCCACCTGTCCTGCTTTAGTCACATCCACTGTATCGCAGCTGATGGAAGCACATTCCGATCTGTGCAACCTGGATATCGGGCCATCTGACGTCTCCCGGAGAGGGAGTCCAGTCATAATATATGGATGTGTGTGGTGGCTGTTGATTCGCGGGCGGGCAGTCCACCTACTGGACCGGTTTGCTTGCTTTGCTGTCCGTCCTGGTTTCTGCGTtgttgcttttttttttggtttgtttGTTTCGTCCCAGTCTGTCCCTTGCCTGTTATTCTACCAACCCTGTCTCTATTTACCATTTCTCACCATCTCTTGTTCCATCTCTTAGGATGAATGGCTCTGGGTATGGTGTCTTCACTCTATTAACACCTCCTCCACTACTGATCCACTATCCATAGATCGCAACGGGTCTACCCGGTCAATCACCACCTAATTAACCTAACCAACAATACCTACACATCTGTCCCAGCACCCGTGGCCCAGGGGATTTGTGGACACATTTGTCAATGGTtatggtctggatggcgtggCACCGCGTTTGAGGACCCACCAGTCAATCATGATCCTCCTCGACGCGCTCCGAACCGCGCAAACAGCCCCGCGGACTGCAAAGCCTGCCGTGAATGGCAGGTTCCCTGCGACCAGGCACACCCCCAGTGTTCGCACTgctggcagcagcagatcctcTGTTTCTATGTGACACCCAAGGTCAAGCCCAAACGCGGTCAGGCGACAGGGCTAGAGCCATCGCTCGATACACCAGACCGCCAGATTGCCAATGCGACCGGGTGAATGTCCGATCTATGAGTGAATCTTGACGATGCAACGAATCTCCTTATGTGCATCTTTCCCCGCAATAATGCCCATGTTGTCCATGTTCATTTGAGCGCAGAAGTATAGGCAAACAGAGGTCAATGTGAAGATTAATCGAGAGATCCGATCCATGTGAGCTTGGTTGATCTAAATCTTCTATGCTCATTCATCACTCACTTAGTACTGGAGATCCGGCGCATCTGCGCGATTTGGCGTCGGGgaccaacaacaacatcagCCTCAACCCTCATGTCTCAGCCTCTGTTGCAAGATCAATAGCATGGTGATATCCCTCAGATTATCTCTCAGTACTAAAATCTTCGAATGTCCACGAAAAATGCGTTGCGGACATTGTGCTCCGGTCGGAGCACTGTGAGCCGGCACCTGCTCCACCCCTTTCCTGATAGATAGAGAGCTTCTATGGGACGGGCTTTGCATTGCATTGCCTGGGGAATACCTATTTTAGGTCCGGCAGAATACATGTAGTGGAATGTGCTGTGGTTGAGACATCGACTCCGATTGACATCTATATCCACACAACATCTCCATTGATGTTCAGTTGATACAGAGGTCTGTCTTGCCTCACCCAAATGTCCATCGCGATCCTAACTATCATCTACAGATGCAGTCTGAGTACCGCCGTCTAGTGGACGCAATCCGACGCCAGGCCAATGCCCACTCCAAGCAGCGCTTCCTGGTAGCCATTGCTGGAGTCCCCGGATCAGGCAAAACCACCACCGCAGAAGCAGCGGTACACCAGCTCAATGATTCTCCCAACACACGGGCAGCCCTGCTCTCCATGGACGGCTTTCACCTAGCCCGAGCAGCTCTCGACCAACTGCCTAACCCCGAGGAGGCGCATATCCGCCGTGGCGCACCATGGACATTCGACGTCGTCCGTTTCGTGTGTTTTATGCATCGACTCCGCGAATGGGCAGACCATATGCCCTTGGCGGTCCCATATTCCGAGACCTGGTCGGCAGCGGACGAGATTCGAGCCCCGACATTTGACCATCAGGCCAAAGACCCCGTTGAAGACGGGATTGCCATCACACCCGACACGTccgtcgtcatcatcgaaggcAATTACCTGCTTCTCAACGAGCCCGGGTGGAGAGAGCTGGCTGCTCTGGTTGACTACCGCGTCTTCGTGGAGACGGATCTACGGGAAGCGCGAGAGCGGACGGCCAAGCGTCATGTCCATGCCGGTATTGAGAAGACGCTGGAAGATGGGTTTCGTCGAGTGGATAGCAATGATTATTTGAATAGCCTTGCCATCCGTGACAAGCTGCTGGCTCCGGATATGATAGTGAAGAGCATGACGGGAGCGGATTCGATATAGGAAGTGTATTGCCCTCAATGCGGCGTGTAATCTCTTTCTCTTGGGAAAATCGTGCCCGTGCATCCCACGTTACTCCATGATCGCCTGTATGCGAAATATCTACCGGGGGTTACCTTTGTTTAACATCCCAACATAGTAGCACTCACTTGGGACTGCCGGCATCCAGCTCGCGTCAATGAAGTATCGGCAACAAACCCTGTATTCCAGGATGAAGCTACCACAGTTGTCGCAGAATTCTCGATGAATCACGACTCTAGGGCCATTATCGGCATTATGCAGTTGTGGATTAGATCAGTGCAGTGGTGTGTGTAACGGATACATCGATCGACGAGGTTTGAGATATATAGATTTCAGCTGGGAGGCATTTCGCCACATCAATTATTCAATTGTCTGGATTATGATTCATATTAACGCACAGACCGTTGGACAGAACGCGTCTGACGTAACTCCATTATCCTAGATGATTCTGATCAGCGACACGACTGGCTGTTGCGGGATGATGCGACGACCCCGATGGAATGAAGAATATGAACATCGGACGTGTCCTTCTGCCAAACATCATCCGACCTCATGGCGACCCAGCAGCATCAGCCCGGGCTCCAACAGCAATCTGTCgtctcctccttcatcttctcctttcccGCGGATTCAAAGCCACTGGTCGCTCTGTTCCGGCGCAGTGACAAAGTGAGAACGTATCGGTGAGCATCTTGGTACATGGTGCTTGATCGTCAACGCACTGTCGCGCATGCTAACGCGCGGGTCTATTGGTAGCCATCATCTCGCCGCCATCTCAGGCAGCATCGAAGCTGGTGAGACACCGCTGGCCGCCGCATGGCGCGAACTCTTAGAAGAGACCTCCTTGACCACACGCGACGTGGAATTGTGGCGGCAAGGAAATCCATTTTCTTTCAGTGACCCATCCGTGGGGCGGCAATGGACGATCCACCCGTTTTCATTCCGTCTCAAAGGCATCTCTGAAGggggccgaggagaagacgccATCCGCATTGACTGGGAGCATGAAGGGTGGGAGTGGCAAGATCCTGCCACGATGGCGGATGACGACCAATTTGGCGGGGTGCCGCGGTTGCGTGAGAGCCTGCGACGCGTGTGGTTCGAGGGCGATGTGCCTGAAAGCGCCAGCAAAGCACTCAACGCCGGCCTGCACCAATTGAGAACAGACCGCCAAAGCGGATCCCACGAGTTGACCTCCAGTGCACTTCGGATCTTCCGGGAGGTACTAGTGCAGTTGCACGGTGAGGGCGAAGCCCAGTGGTGGGAAACTGCGCGCATGGTGGCGTGGCATCTGTGGAAGAACGGCCGGGAGAGCATGGGTGCAGCCACCATGAATGCATTGTTGGGGGTTTTGGCCGATATGGAGCATGTCCTGGATCAGGATCTCCATCCCGAATTTCGGCGAGATCGACTGTTTGCTGCAATCGACCACCACCTCGAGCAGCGCAAGACGATGCCCACACGCATCCAGCAGTCCTTTGCGGACTATCTTCGCGGCCACTTCATGTCCGAACCCCAGCAGGTACTGTCCATTCTCACTCTCTCTGCAAGTTCGACCATTCGAGATAGTATTGTGGACGCCTATTCCTCGTTTCCCATTGCTACCCTAGATCTACGAATCCTGGAATCACGACCGCTTTACGAAGGCGTCAGCATGGCCGCAGCCATTGCTGCCAAATTTAAGTCCAAGTTTCCGTCGCCGGGGGACCGAGACCTTAATTTGACGGTTTACACTGACGCATCTGCCGCCCTCGCGTCCCAAAATATCGACTTTGTGCTGCTAGGCGCAGACCGAATTTCGGACTCTGGATGGATCAGCAACAAGACCGGATCCTTGCCCGCGGTGCTCAGCGCGAAGCACGTCTCCCCCAACGCCAAAGTGCTTGTTTTCAGTGAATTGGAGAAGGTGGCTGAGCCCGGCGCAGTGGACGAGCATCGTTCGGAGGAGAGCGACCCCCATGAGGTAATTCGTTCTTGGATCACCGGGAGTACCGAGGGCGCGAAGACATTCGAAGGAGATGCCAAGGAGTGTGTGCAAAACACCTCGTTCGAGTGGGTGCCCGCACCTCTGGTCGATGGCTACATCAGCGAAGAAGGCACCCTAGACGTAGCAGCCATCCAAAGACAGGCGCAGCAGGTGAAGCAAAAGGCCGACCGGTATTTTGGGCGGATGAGTTGATAGATCAATTGATGGTTCGAGGATATAGATCAGCACTAACCAAGTGTGACGCAAGCCCTGACAACTCCCACTTCCCTCTTACATCCATCCATGTCGTCTCCCTTTCATTCCGGCACCCACTTTTTCACTGTCCCAGCCAAGAACTTGACTTTGGAATATGTCGTCCGTCAGCCATCTACATTACCCAATTGTCTGGTCGTGGTCCAATGCCCCGGCTGGGGTCTCGGATCACTGTACCTCCAACGGGGTCTCTCCGATCTCTGGGAGGCCTCGCCCAGCTTCACCGTGGTGTTCTTTCACCCGCGCGGCACAGCAGGGTCATCGCGACCGCGAGATGAAACCGAGATGCGCACAATGCCAGACATGGCCTCGGACCTCGACGACCTGCGCTCTCACCTGGGTCTTGACCAGTATCCCGTCCTGCTCGGCCATTCCAACGGCGGTGCCATCGCGTTGAGCTACGCGGAGATGTATCCAGACCGCGTCCAGCGACTGATCCTGCTGAACCACCAAGTGGTGGGCTTTCGGGACCGGAGCCAGTTGCAGCGCGAGTCTATCCGGCACGACCCGCGGTATCAGGGGGCCTGGAAGAACCGACTGCATCGTCGGATCGAAACGGATGAGGAATTCACTGCGTCGGTGAATGGGTTGTGGCCGCTGTACTTTTTTGATCCGCAACAGTATGTACAGGGGCTTATACGGGATATTGGGGACCAGCCCATGTCCGTGTGGTGTTATCAGAATCAAGGACGGTGCGATGAGAGCTTGGAGAACCCAATGCAAATGATGGACCGGCTACGTAATGTCCGGGCAAAGACACTGATGATCTTTGGCCGTGACGACCTGATCTGTGGGATGAAGATTGCAGAGCGGACGAAGGAGGGCATTCCAGACTCGCAGGCCATTCTCTACGATGCGTGTGGGCATTTCCCCTGGATTGAGCAGAAGGAGCGCACCCTGGCTGATATTCGGGGATTTATCCAAGGAAAAATGAAAAGTCAGGAGCCGGCTACCGTGCATTGATTCCACCAGGTTCATCTGGTTCGTACAGTAAATCACACAATCAACAGGGCCGGCGGAGTCGGAGTATCTTCCATAGCAGGGCTCACGAAACCAAACAAGTAACCCAAAACTCCGAGGGTAGAAGACAGGCTCGTCAAAAAAGACCTCTACCCGTAAGGGAAAAAAGAGCAGTATatgcagaagagaagaaagaggtaTCATCATAATTCAAATGTCTCGGACACGGGCCTGACGCTTGGCCGTGCCGATGTGGGTATTGTGCACCTTCGTCGCGAATTTCAAGCTGGTCAACGTCTCCGATAAGTGGTCCTGGAGTGGGCTAACCATAACGAACATGAGCGTCTTGGAGTTCCCACCCAGCGAAAATTGGAGTAGGTAGGTGAGCTGGATTGTCATTAATATGAGATTCGAAAAAGACAAGCGCAGGAAGCATACCTTGCTGTTCCGGTAGGGGATGTGCCCACCATCCTTGCCCTGGCCCAGGGCGGCGATCACATCGCCAAGGGAGCTGAGGCTGCGGTTAATGTTCTGCGTCTCCTTGAGACGATCACCGGTAGCACCGCTGTGGCTCAGGCGCTCGCTACCGGCCAGATCGACCAAGTTGAGGGTCCCCTCACTGCGTTCACCGGTGATGTGATTCTCGCCGATGAGCTTGAGAATGAAGACGGAGTGGGATCGCGATGAGCGCTCGTTGGCCTTGGTTGCCGCTACCGACCGATTGGCCGCTGCCCTTTTGAGGATGGACTCGACCATCTCGGGGGAGTCGAGGTGCACGGTGTtgatgtcggtgatggtaGTCTTGCCCCGCTGCATGTCATGTCGGATTtcgtgcttcttcttgtccaACTCCTCCGGGTTACCCAGAAGGTCGTTGAGGTTCTCGTTGTAGACTTCGACAAAGTTGCCAGCCATCGTGTACCGCCAGCCTTTTTCCTCCAAGCTCTGCGCGGTGTCGTAGATTTGATGAACAGCACGGGGAATCATACCGTCTAGCGAGGACATGGTATATGTCTTGCCACTGCCAGTCTGCCCATAACAGAAAATGCAAACATTGTAGCCATCCAGCGCGCTCTGGACCAGCTGGCTGATCTCATCGAAGACTTCGCCATTCCCGGTTGAAGGGCCGAACACGCGATCAAAGGAGAAAGTGTTGTTTTTGCGCGAAATCGTACCGAGgctgctcttttcttcggGGCTCAGGACATTGATCTCTTTGGCGTCGTCCGACTGGTCGGGGAACTGCATCGGAGTAGCAGCGGACTCGGGCTCTCCATTCAACGATGGACGAACGCGGCAGAACACGCGGATGTTGCCTTTCAGCTCCTGCACCTGGTTGTGAAGTTTGCGTCGCATGGTCTC carries:
- a CDS encoding uncharacterized protein (ID:PFLUO_002253-T1.cds;~source:funannotate), which translates into the protein MLTRGSIGSHHLAAISGSIEAGETPLAAAWRELLEETSLTTRDVELWRQGNPFSFSDPSVGRQWTIHPFSFRLKGISEGGRGEDAIRIDWEHEGWEWQDPATMADDDQFGGVPRLRESLRRVWFEGDVPESASKALNAGLHQLRTDRQSGSHELTSSALRIFREVLVQLHGEGEAQWWETARMVAWHLWKNGRESMGAATMNALLGVLADMEHVLDQDLHPEFRRDRLFAAIDHHLEQRKTMPTRIQQSFADYLRGHFMSEPQQVLSILTLSASSTIRDSIVDAYSSFPIATLDLRILESRPLYEGVSMAAAIAAKFKSKFPSPGDRDLNLTVYTDASAALASQNIDFVLLGADRISDSGWISNKTGSLPAVLSAKHVSPNAKVLVFSELEKVAEPGAVDEHRSEESDPHEVIRSWITGSTEGAKTFEGDAKECVQNTSFEWVPAPLVDGYISEEGTLDVAAIQRQAQQVKQKADRYFGRMS
- a CDS encoding uncharacterized protein (ID:PFLUO_002254-T1.cds;~source:funannotate) — protein: MSSPFHSGTHFFTVPAKNLTLEYVVRQPSTLPNCLVVVQCPGWGLGSLYLQRGLSDLWEASPSFTVVFFHPRGTAGSSRPRDETEMRTMPDMASDLDDLRSHLGLDQYPVLLGHSNGGAIALSYAEMYPDRVQRLILLNHQVVGFRDRSQLQRESIRHDPRYQGAWKNRLHRRIETDEEFTASVNGLWPLYFFDPQQYVQGLIRDIGDQPMSVWCYQNQGRCDESLENPMQMMDRLRNVRAKTLMIFGRDDLICGMKIAERTKEGIPDSQAILYDACGHFPWIEQKERTLADIRGFIQGKMKSQEPATVH
- a CDS encoding uncharacterized protein (ID:PFLUO_002252-T1.cds;~source:funannotate) — its product is MQSEYRRLVDAIRRQANAHSKQRFLVAIAGVPGSGKTTTAEAAVHQLNDSPNTRAALLSMDGFHLARAALDQLPNPEEAHIRRGAPWTFDVVRFVCFMHRLREWADHMPLAVPYSETWSAADEIRAPTFDHQAKDPVEDGIAITPDTSVVIIEGNYLLLNEPGWRELAALVDYRVFVETDLREARERTAKRHVHAGIEKTLEDGFRRVDSNDYLNSLAIRDKLLAPDMIVKSMTGADSI
- a CDS encoding uncharacterized protein (ID:PFLUO_002248-T1.cds;~source:funannotate), whose amino-acid sequence is MSNRAEREAEDNYEAENDAAPVPDEIVDNTYLGETNPNLRDQVPVQADEDDYEDPMQPPYANTDEQLADDGNEAIDQSNVLKGDRLRHAKPQSANRYSEGPNEDDVPSDIRDGLSGVSGVKRLS
- a CDS encoding uncharacterized protein (ID:PFLUO_002250-T1.cds;~source:funannotate) translates to MVRITDAIAKDHRLLESYYETIVSTEDADERTRFQNQFTWELARHSVAEELVVYPAMAKYLRNGDQPVDQDRQEHQTLKERLKVFQDLKCSDPRFIPTITMLMNDLSKHIHDEETMDLVKLEGAITAEESSRLAKSLKRTKIFAPSRAHPEAPDRPPFETAVGLLVAPFDHLQDILRKWPDNVFYLDPSLD
- a CDS encoding uncharacterized protein (ID:PFLUO_002249-T1.cds;~source:funannotate), whose amino-acid sequence is MSNSRENTNVDASTEDRVNAMRGYKAALKNPRVSNEAKQHASEVLNNELGWDNPRQELYDVRARNKDPNRVAGGLKGAQSNARNTERGKQASAEKLDKLSQQAPEE
- a CDS encoding uncharacterized protein (ID:PFLUO_002251-T1.cds;~source:funannotate), coding for MNGSGSQRVYPVNHHLINLTNNTYTSVPAPVAQGICGHICQWLWSGWRGTAFEDPPVNHDPPRRAPNRANSPADCKACREWQVPCDQAHPQCSHCWQQQILCFYVTPKVKPKRGQATGLEPSLDTPDRQIANATG
- a CDS encoding uncharacterized protein (ID:PFLUO_002255-T1.cds;~source:funannotate), which encodes MSKNFDHATGVEWDQESRENNMEGLFLKMISQLNKTGQESFGLKETVDLYKTRISELESSRDGLTETNLTLRVELESLKTQLSTAENALKDARREHEIAVDDLDRRHRIEMESIRQDGKKDSEILEARHQDEMWELKRQFERDIEDEKAARVRELGQLTSQSAMDTQKTQIELEKKDRELTSLEKDLHAMKSELERERKSTQDLRHNLDTASNNSVTLESSLRALKARIEFLEGGREEQSEAFERCNQQMMDALAETDAIKEKLRKEETMRRKLHNQVQELKGNIRVFCRVRPSLNGEPESAATPMQFPDQSDDAKEINVLSPEEKSSLGTISRKNNTFSFDRVFGPSTGNGEVFDEISQLVQSALDGYNVCIFCYGQTGSGKTYTMSSLDGMIPRAVHQIYDTAQSLEEKGWRYTMAGNFVEVYNENLNDLLGNPEELDKKKHEIRHDMQRGKTTITDINTVHLDSPEMVESILKRAAANRSVAATKANERSSRSHSVFILKLIGENHITGERSEGTLNLVDLAGSERLSHSGATGDRLKETQNINRSLSSLGDVIAALGQGKDGGHIPYRNSKLTYLLQFSLGGNSKTLMFVMVSPLQDHLSETLTSLKFATKVHNTHIGTAKRQARVRDI